Genomic window (Pradoshia sp. D12):
AACTTTGTGAGTGATGAAAAGAATCAATCCCCACAGTTGATCCCTCAGCAGCTTATTAATTTACTAGTAAGTGATCTTTTTCGAAAAAATGGAATTAACGCTGAGAAGGCTAAAGAAAAGTTATCCGATGAACAAAAGCAAATGATAAAAGAGTTAGTTAGTGATTTGACCAACCAGGTGGAAACATTTGTAAAATCCTCATCAACCGAGGATAACAAAAGCAATGAAAAATGATCATTTTAAAACGCCTGATTAGCAGGCGTTTTTTTTT
Coding sequences:
- a CDS encoding spore coat protein, translated to MSDEKNQSPQLIPQQLINLLVSDLFRKNGINAEKAKEKLSDEQKQMIKELVSDLTNQVETFVKSSSTEDNKSNEK